One Suncus etruscus isolate mSunEtr1 chromosome 13, mSunEtr1.pri.cur, whole genome shotgun sequence genomic region harbors:
- the LOC126025719 gene encoding LOW QUALITY PROTEIN: receptor-type tyrosine-protein phosphatase alpha-like (The sequence of the model RefSeq protein was modified relative to this genomic sequence to represent the inferred CDS: inserted 1 base in 1 codon) — MIWEWKSCSIVMLTELEERGQEKCAQYWPSDGLVSYGDITVELKKEEECESYTVRDLLVTNTRENKSRQIRQFHFHGWPEVGIPSDGKGMISIIAAVQKQQQQSGNHPITVHCSAGAGRTGTFCALSSVLERVKAEGILDVFQTVKSLRLQRPHMVQTXEQYEFCYKMVQEYIDTFSDYANFK; from the exons ATGATCTGGGAATGGAAATCCTGTTCTATCGTTATGCTAACGGAACTGGAAGAGAGAGGCCAGGAGAAGTGTGCTCAGTACTGGCCTTCTGATGGCCTGGTGTCCTATGGAGACATCACAGTGGAgctgaagaaggaagaggaatgtGAGAGCTACACTGTCAGAGACCTCCTGGTCACCAACACCAGGGAGAACAAGAGCCGGCAGATTCGACAGTTCCACTTCCATGGCTGGCCTGAAGTGGGCATCCCCAGTGACGGAAAGGGCATGATTAGCATCATTGCGGCGGTGCAGAAGCAGCAACAGCAGTCAGGAAACCACCCCATCACTGTGCACTGCAGCGCCGGAGCAGGACGGACGGGGACCTTCTGTGCTCTGAGCAGTGTCCTGGAACGGGTTAAAGCAGAGGGGATTTTGGATGTCTTCCAAACAGTCAAGAGCCTACGGCTGCAGAGGCCACACATGGTCCAGA CTGAACAGTACGAATTCTGCTACAAAATGGTGCAGGAGTATATTGACACATTCTCAGATTATGCCAACTTCAAGTAA